The genomic window TGGCCACCGTCCGGCGCGCGATGTCGATGCCTTCCGCCTGGAGCGCGGCCATGATCGCGCTGTCCGACAGCACGGTGGCCGCCGTCTCCGCCTCGATCATGTGGCGGATCTTCTGGCGCACGGTCTCCGCCGACAGCTCCTCGCTGCCATCCGTCGAACCGAGCGAATTCATGAAGAAGAACTTCAGCTCGAACATGCCGCGCGGGGTCATCATGTATTTGTCCGTCGTCGCCCGGCACACGGTGGATTCATGCAGCCCCACCGCCTCCGCCACATCGCGCAGATAGAGCGGTTTCAGATGTTCGAGCCCCTGCTCGAAGAAGGCGCGCTGCCGCGTCACGATCTCGGTCGCGACCCGCAGGATCGTCTGGGCCCGCTGGTCGACATTGCGCACCAGCCAGTTCGCGTTCCTCATGCAGTCGGTGACGAAACGGGCGTCCTCCACCCCGCGGCTCGCCTGCCGGATCTCCGCGTAATATTCCCGGTCCACCAGAACCCGCGGCATCAGGCTCGTGTTCAGCTCGACGGAGATGCGCCCGTCCTCGTGCATCTCCACCTGAACGTCCGGCAGCGCCGGCAGCACCGGATCGGTGTCGAAACAACGGCCCGGACGCGGGTCGAGTTCGCGGATCTTCCGGGCCAGCTCCATCACCCCGTCCTGCGACAGGCCGCACAGCCGCGCGAGCCGCGCGATGTCGAAATTCGCGAGCAGGTCGAGATTGTCCACGAGCGTCAGCATCGCCGGATCGTCCTGCCCCCGCTCGACGAGCTGGAGCCGCAGGCATTCCGCCAGGTCGCGCGCGCCGACGCCGGTCGGCTCGAAGGTCTGGACCATGCCCAGCACCTCCGTCACCCGCGCCTCCCCGACGCCGAGGATATTCGCGATCTCCTCGGGATCGCGTCGGAAATAGCCGTCGGGATCGAGCGACTCGACGATCTCTCGGGCGATGAACTGGTCCTGCGGGTCCGCGATCGAAAGCGCCACCTGTCCGTGCAGCGCCTCGCGCAGCGTCGTGCCGACCGGGCAATATTCCTCGAGGCTGCGCTTCTCCGCGCCAAAGGCCACGCCGCCGCCGGTGCCGCTGAGATAGGACTTGCGGGCGTAGCCGTCGTTTTCCGCCTCGCGCACCGGGCGCGCCGCCTCCTCGCGCGCGGGTTCGGGCGCGGGATCCACCGTGAACTCCCGGCCGAGCGTGACCTCGATCAGCGGATTGCGCTCGGCCTGTTCCCGCAGGAAGTCGCGCAATTCGTTCTGGCCGAAGTGAAGCAGCTTGATCGACTGGATCACCTGCGAGGTGATCGAGATCGTCTGCTTCTGCTGGCTGAACAGATTTGGTCTCAGTTCCATGGTTCCTCCCCTTCGATTGCAATGCCTTTCCGGAGCGGACATCTGGCCGGCAGACGGGGCCCGGAGCGCGGGAGCGATGGGGCTCGATCCTCCTTCGAGCGTCCATAAGGCATCGGCCATTTCTGGATGATAGGCCGGCACCGCCCATCACGCAATCCTCGTGCCAAAGAGAGGAAAACGCCGCATCTGTTCCTGTTTTCCCGTGAAAATTGTATGTTGCGTTCCAATTCTCACGCAGTAGCATGACCGGGAAATGCCAAATGGCAACCAATTGGCCGCATATTCGCACAGAATCGGGAAACCGGCGCTGACTTTGCGGTCCATGTTGGGAGGACAGCATGACCAAAGAGCATGACGAGGTGATCGGCCTCAGGGGAGTCGTGATCAGCGACATCCGGGGCAAGTGTCTTGCCGCGATTGGCGTCGCCGAGGACATGCGCATCCGGGCGATCATCTCCACCCGCGAATGGCTCGAGGAGGCCGCGGCGCGCCGGGTGACCCCGATCCTGCTCAACGACGCGAAGTATATCGCCTTCGTGAGCCGGGTGGGCGAGACCTATCTCGTGCTGCTGTCCGAACCCCCGACGGAAACCGTGCTCCAGTTCGTCTCCAACGTGGAATTCGCCTTCGACATCATCGACCACATCCTGACGGACCCCTATGACGCGATGGCCATCGTGGACAAAAAGGCCAATGTCGCCTTCATCTCCCCGGTGCACGAGAAATATCTCGGCCTGCAACCGGGCGAGGCGGTGGGCAGGAACGTGCGCGACGTGATCGAGAATTCGCGCCTTCACCAGGTGGTCAAGACCGGCGTGGCCGAGGTCGGACAGGTCCACCGGATGAAGGGGCGCGACCGGATCGTGTCGCGCCATCCGATCCGCCGCGACGGCGAGATCGTCGGGGCGATCGGGCGCATCATGTTCAAGGGCCCGCAACAGGTCGAGGCGCTGGCCCGCAAGATCAACGTGCTCGAGAAGGAGATCGAGATCTACAAGGCGAAGAGCACGACGAGCTCCGCCTCCGACAAGATCCTCGACAGCATCATCGGCCAGAGCTTTGCGATCCAGTCCGTGCGCGAACAGATCCGCAAGATCGCGCCGCTCGACATCCCCGTGCTCATCCAGGGCGAGAGCGGCACGGGCAAGGAGCTCGTGGCGCAGGCGCTGCATCGCCTGAGCTCGCGCCAGGACGGCCGGCTGGTGACCGTGAACGCCGCCGCCCTGCCGGAATCCCTCGTCGAGAGCGAGCTCTTCGGCTACGAGGCCGGCTCCTTCACCGGCGCCGACCGCAAGGGCCGCGCGGGCAAGTTCGAACAGGCGGACAAGGGCACGATCTTCCTCGACGAGATCGGGGACATGCCGCTCGAGGTGCAGTCGAAGCTTTTGCGCGTGTTGCAGGACCGGATGGTCGAGCGCGTCGGCGGCGACAAGCCCAAGCGCGTGGATTTCCGGCTGTGCAGCGCGACCAACCGCGACCTTGAATCCGACGTGGACCAGGGCAAGTTCCGGCTCGACCTGTTCTACCGGATCAGCCCGGTCTGCATCTACCTGCCCTCGCTCGAGGAACGGCGGGAGGACATCCCGCTCCTGCTCAACCATTTCGTGACGGAGATCGCCGCGCAATACAATCGCGAGCGGCCGGAGGTGGACTATGACGTCGCCCAGCTCCTGATGCAGCGGAGCTGGCCCGGAAACGTGCGCCAGCTCCGCCACACCGTCGAGCGCGCGATGGTCTTCGCGGAGGGCGGCAAGCTGACGGTGGAGGATTTCCAGCGCAATTCCGCCCCCTCCTTCGAGAAACCCGCCCCGGCAAGGGGAAAGCCGGCGGCGAGCACGCTCCAGACCTCGCTCGACCAGTTCGAGACGCGGCTCATCAACGAGACGATCTCCCGCTTCCAGGGCGATCGGGCGCGGGCGGCCGAAGTGCTCGGTGTGCCCCTCGCCTATCTCGACGAAAGGCTCGAACAGGTCTCCTGATCAGGGCAGGCCGATCCGGTAGACCCGCGCCGCCGTTCCCGCGAACAGCGCGCGCTTCTCCTCCTGCGAGGCGCCCGCCACGATATGCTTGAACGCGTTCCAGAGCGGGACATAGCCGCAGGAGCGCGCGTCGGGCGGGAAATTGCTCTCCATCATGCAGCGATCCGCGCCGAAGGCTTCGATCGCCGTCTCGACGAAGGGCCGCCAGACCTCCGCGAGATCACGATAGCCCAGGGCATCCTCGCGCGCGTCGAGGCCGAAGCCCCAGATCGGCATGCCGAGCCCGCCGATCTTGCACATCACGTTCGGCCGTTTCGCGACCTCGACGAGCTTGCCGCGCCAGTCCGCGAAAAGCTCCGCCCGCGCCCCGGCATCCATCTCGAGCCCCATCGCGACGGTCATGTGGTTGACGATCAGCGTGGTGTCGGGAAAGGCGTCGGCAAGCGCCGCGATATCGGGAAGCTGAAGGTGGAATCCCGTGGCGTCATAGGTGAGCCCGCGCTGCGCGAGCTGGCGGAAGCCGTTGCGGAACTCCGGGTGGCCGAACACGCCCTCGGGCGGCCGCCCGGTGAAGAAATAGCGGAACGGCAGGTTGCTCGGATGTTCCATCGTGATCTGGCGGATGCCGCGGAAGCGGTCCGGCGCGGCCGCCATCGCCCGGTCGAGCAGCCAGCCGATCCCGTCGCCCTGCCGCAGGTCCGCATAGCCGACGATCGCCGCGCAGAGCCGCACATCGCCATAAGCCCCGCTGGCGCAGATCGCCCCGACCCCGTTGGCGAATTCGATCTCGCCCAGCGGTTTCAGGATCTCCGGCCCCCCGGCGCGGTGAAAGGCCGAGGCCTCGACATAGACCGAGGCGACGACATTGTGCCCGGCGCGCACATCCTCGAGATAGTCCTCGAGCATGTAGCGCAGCGCCGGCTTGTCGAAGAGGTGGTGATGCGCGTCGATGATCGGGAGATCCGGCTCCAGGATCGGTTCGTCCCTGCCCTCCAGTCTTTTGCTCATCCGTCTGCTCGTCCTTCCGGTTTGGTCAGGTCGGGTCGTACCCCGGTTCCTTGAAGATGGTCTCGGGGCGGTTGACGATCTCGGGGACATAGACCGCGTCCTTCCAGTCGCGGCCGGGGACGTCCTCGATCGCCACGGAGACGGAGCTTTCGGCGGCGCCGAGCACCTCCGTCACCGTGCGGGTGATCGCCTCCGCGAGCCTGCGCTTGAGCGCGTCGTCGCGCCCCGGCATCATCTTGACATTGACATGGGGCATGATCCGCCTCCTCCTTTGCCTCTGCGCCGCCCGCGCGGGATCAGACCCGTGCCGCGCGCCGCATGATCGTCTTGGAGATCGTGTAGCTGTCGAGCGATTCCATCCCGCCCTCGCGGCCGATCCCGCTTTCCTTGTAGCCGCCGAAGGGTGCGTCCGCGCCGGGGCTGCCGAAATTGTTCACCGCGACAGAGCCGCATTCAAGCGCCGCGGCGAGCCGGTCGGCCTCCGCGAAATCGTTGGTGAAGATATAGCCGGCGAGCCCCACCTCGAGCGAATTGGCGATGGAGAGCGCCGCATCCATGTCCGCGACCGGCACACAGGCCGCCAGCGGGCCGAAGGGCTCGACATGCATCGCATCGGCCTCGAGCGGCACGTCGGCAAGCACGGTAGGCGCATAGAAATGCCCCTTGTTGCCGACCCGCTTGCCGCCCGCCGCGATCCGCGCGCCGCGGTCGCGCGCATCCTCGACCAGCGCCGAGATCGCCTCGACCCGGCGCCCGTTGGCGAGCGGCCCCATGTCGATCCCCTCCGCGAAACCGTCGCCCTGCCGGAGCGCGTCGGCGCCGCGCGCGAATTCGGTCACGAAGGGTTCGTAGACGTCCCGATGCACGAGGAACCGCGAGGGCGAGACGCAGAGCTGCCCGGCCATGCGGAACTTTGCCGCCGAGGCCATCGCCGCCACCCCCGCCGGATCCACATCCGGGCCGATCAGCACCGGCGCATGACCGCCGAGCTCCATCAGCACGGGTTTCATCCCGCGCGCGGCGAGCCCGGTCAGCGTCTTGCCCACCCCGACCGAGCCGGTCAGCGTGATCATGCGGATCACCGGCGAGAGGATCAGCGTTTCCGACACCTGCGCGGGATCGCCGAACACGACCTGGAGCACGCCTTCGGGAAGCCCCGCGTCGATGAAGCATCGGGCGAAGAGACAGGCCGTCGCCGGCGTCTCCTCTGCGGGCTTGATGATCACCGAACAGCCGGCGGCAAGCGAGCCGCTGATCTTGCGCGAGGGCGCGGAGAGCGGCACGTTCCACGGGGTGAAGGCGGCGACCGGCCCGATCGGCTCGCGCACGACGAGCTGGTCGAGCGGTCCGTCGGTATGCACGATCCGCCCGTAGCTGCGCTGGAGCTGTTCGGCATCCCATTCGAGGAAGGTGGAGGACCGCCGCACCTCGTTGCGCGCATCGGGCAGCGTCTTTCCCTGTTCGAGCGTGATCACCGTCGCGATCTCCTCGATCCGTTCGTGCATCAGCGCGGCGGTGCGGCGCAGGAGCGCGGCGCGCTCGGCCATCGGCACCCTGCGCCAGGTCTCGAACCCCTTCCGCGCCGCGGTGAGCGCGCGCGCGAGATCCTCGGGCGTCGCCCCCGGCACCGGACCGAGGAGGCTCTCGTCGCTCGGATTCTCGACGTGGTGGCAGGCGGGGCGGTCGTAAATCCACGTCCCGTCGATCAGCAGGCCCACCTGCGGGTAACTTTGGCGTCGTTCGGTGTCCTGGGTCATCTTGTCGTCCTGGTTTGTGAGTGTCTGCCGGGGCCGCAGATCCGCCGCGCCGAGCCCGCCCTCCCCGGCCGGCATCGGGTGCCGGGGTCGTGACGCGTCCGGCGGCATGCGGCCCATGCGACCGTCCCAGCAATCCGTGTGCCACGGCTGCCGTCCGTCCCGGAAAACTTCGGGCGCGCGCCCGCGCACACAGGCGCGCGCCCCGGCCGGCATCACTCCATCCCGTAGGTTTCCACGTCGACCTTGTCGAAGATCTCCCGGTCGAGCAGCGCCGTGACCGCGTCCAGATCACTCGTGTCCACCTCGGCCAGAAGGCCCTTCCACTTGTCGATGAGCGCCGTGACATTGGCGATCATCTCCGTCGGATCCTCGACCCCGCGCTTGTCCATCGAGCTTTGCGGCAGGTCTTCGAGGAAACGCGCCTTGAAGTCGTTGAGCTGCTCCATGCCCGTCTCCTCCGGCTCGTTGAGCGCCACGCCGGCCTCGCGCGCGGCCTCGATCGCCGCCTCGATGTCGGCGGCCCAGTCGATCATGCTGCGCGCGGTCGCCCGCGACAGCGCGTTAAGCAGGATGCGCCGCTCCTCGGGCGTGCGGTCCTGCCAGAAGTCCTTGTTGAAATAATAGCCCCCGTTCGCATTCGACCCGAAGGGCATCAGGTAGACCGATTTCGCCACCTCGTTGAGCTTGAAGAAATCGGTCAGGAACAGCGGCGTCCCCATCGCGCAGTCGAGCGAACCGCGCTGGATGCCGGTGTAGATCTCCGTCCCCGGCACGGAAACGGACACCCCGCCGATCTCCTCGGTGAAGGCGATCTGCGCGCTCGAGGAGGTGCGGATCTTGCGCCCCTGGAAATCGTCGATCGAATCCGCCTCGAACCCGCAGATCAGGTTGTAGATCCCGATGGTGAAGCCGGTGGCGAAGACGATGTTCTTGTCGTCGAGCTCGCCGCGCAGCATCGGATCGAAGAAATTCGCCTCCGTCGCGGCGAAGGCAAGCGCGAGCTGGTCGTCGGCCATGAAGGACAGGTCGGCGAGGATGTTGTTGATCGGCATGTCCGAGGGAATGTAGGCGGCGGTGATGTTGGCGAGCTGGGCCACCCCGCTCTCGAGCCCCGGAAGCGTGCCATCCGGCGGCAGCAGCGAGCCGCCGGAATAGACCTCGAATTCCATCTCGCCGCCCGATGCCTCCGCGACCAGTTCGGCCACGTCGTTCAGAAAGCGGGTGTTGGGCGAATTCGCCGCGTTCCAGGTCGCGGCGCGAAAGGTTTCGGCGCTCGCGCCGCCGGACGCCGCCGCGGCAAGGCCGAGCCCCAGCAGCAGGGGTTTGAAGACGGGTTTGCTCATCGTGTTTCCTCCTCTTGATGAACAGACATCCCGCTCAGAGCATCACGCTCGGCAGGAACAGGGTGATGGCGGGAAAGGCGATCAGCAGGACCAGGGTGAGCACGTCCATCCCGATGAACCAGAACGCGCCCCTGAAGATCTCCGACAGCGACACGGAAGAGCCGAGCGCGCTCCGGATCACATAGACGTTCATGCCGACCGGCGGCGTGATCAGCCCGATTTCCAGCAGCTTGATCATGATGATCCCGAACCAGACCATGTCGACGCCCATGCCCTGAAGCACCGGCTGGATGATCGGGATGGTCAGCAGCATCAGCGAGATCCCCTCGATGAACATGCCGAGCACGACGAACAGCACGGCGATCATGCCGATCACCGCGATCGGGGAGTCCACCGCGCCGAGCATCCGGTCGGCCAGCGCCATCGGCACGCTCGTCAGCCCCATGAAGACCGAGAACATCGTCGCGCCGATCGCGATGATGAACACGGTACAGGTGCCCTCCGCCGTCTCGATCAGCGCCTCCCGGATCGAGGCGCGCGTGAGCGAGCCGCGGAACAGCGCGATCAGCACGGCAAGCCCCGCGCCGATGGCACCCGCTTCCGTCGGGGAGAAGATCCCCGCGAACATGCCGCCGAGCACGCCGAGGATCAGCGCCGGCAGGGGCCAGATGTCGCGGACCGCCGCCCAGATATCCTCGCGCGAATGGCCGTGTTCATGCACCGGCGCAAGCGTCGGGTCGAGCCGCGCGCGGATCGTGATCATACCGATGTAGATCAGCGCGGACAGCAGGCCCGGCACCACCCCGCCGACGAAGAGCGCGCCGATGGAAGTCTCGGTGAAGATGCCGAAGAGGATCATCAGCACGCTCGGCGGGATCAGCGAGCCGAGCGTGCCCGAGGCCGCCACCGCGCCGGTCGCGAGCGAGGGCCTGTAATTCGAGGCGAGCATTTCCGGCACCGCGATGCGCGAGAAGGCCGCCGAGGTCGCGACGCTCGACCCCGAGGCGGAGGCGAAGAGCGCGGAGGCCACGACCGTGGCGGAGGCAAGCCCCCCCGGCACCCGCCCGAGGAAGATCCGCGCGCTGGCGAAAAGCCCCTTCGTCAGCCCGGTCTGCGCCGCGATATAGCCCATGAGCAGGAACATCGGCACGGCGCTGAGGCTCCATTGCGCGATGAATTTCTGCGGGATCGCCGTGAGGATGCCCCAGGCGGCGTCCATGCTGGTCAGCGCCCCGATCCCGAGGAAGGCGACGATGCCGAGCACCACGCCGACCTGCATCCGCATCGCGATGAGGATGAGGGCGGCGGCGATCCCGACCAGTCCGATTTCGATCCGGTCCATCAGCGCACCTCCCCTGCGTCGGCCTGTGCCTCGACCGGCCCGCCGTATTCCACGACATCCTCCCAGTCGTCGCGCAGGAGCACCTGCACGATCCGCAACAGGCTCACCAGCGCCGCGATGCCGAAACCGGCGGGCAGGAAGAAGCTCGCGGGCCAGACGATCACGACGATCTGCCCGTCCACGTATTCGCCCTTCGCCATCGCCCGCATCGCATCCGCCCAGGATTGCCAGGCGAGGATCGAAAAGAAGCAGAGCTGCCCGAGATAGGCCACGAGGACCATCAGCCGCCGCATCGCCGTGCCGAACATGCCGTAGAACAGGTCCACCGCCACGCCGCTGTTGCGCAGTTCCACGAGCGGCAGGGGCAGGAAGACGGCGGCCACCATGTAATAGCGCGCCACCACCTCGGCGGTGCCGGGGATCGGATCGTTGAAGAAATATTTCAGGACGACGTCGGCAAAGACGTGGATCATCATCGCCAGAAGGCTCAGCCCGGCGAGCGCGATCAGCAGATACGCGCAATATTTCAGCGCATGCTCAACAGCTTTCATGTTTCCTCCCTCGGCCGGGTGTTCCTCCTCACCGACCGTCGCCCCTCTCCTAGCAGTCCTCATGCCAGAACCGGCGCGCGCCGCGATTTTTCGCGCCGATCCGGGCCGCGGCCGCACACGCGGCCCCACAAAGCGCAACGGCCGCAGGTCTCCCCGCGGCCGCGCCGGAGGCGGGTGCCTGCGCTGCGCGGCCCGCCGGTCTTTCGTTCGCCCGCCTCAGTAGGGGCTGTCCTCGAAATAGAAGGCCTCGGCATTCTCCGGGGTGATCAGTTCGGAGGCGATGATGAAGTCCCCCGTCATCGGCGCGCTGGAGACGAGGCCGAGCGCGGTCATCTCGATCGCGGTGGAGATCATCGCCGGCGGATAGGTCACGTTCACCGGCACGGTCTCGTCGTTGTTGCGGATGCGGTCGACCATCTCCTTCATCCCGGCGCCGCCGACGACGACCATCTCGCCCTCGCGGCCCGCCTGTTCGATGGCCGCGAGCGCGCCGACGGCCTGGTCGTCATCCGCCGCCCAGACCGCGTCGATCTCCGGGAAGCGCGACAGGTAGTCCTGCATCAGGGTAAAGGCATTGTCGCGGTTCCAGTTGGCGTGATCCATCGCCAGCACTTCGATCCCGGAGCCTTCGAGCGCGGCATTGAACCCCTCCACCCGCTCGTTGTCCACGGTCGAGGGGATGCCGCGCATCACCACGACCTTTGCGCCCTCCTCGAGCGTGTCGGCGAAATACCGGCCTGCCGTGCTGCCGAAGCTCGCGTTGTCGCCCGCCACATAGAGATCCTCGATCCCCTCCTGGGCAAGCCCGCGGTCGACCACCGTCACCCAGACGCCGCTGTCCGCGATCCGCTTGATCGGGCCGGTGAGCGGTTCGGATTCGAACGGCAGCACCACGAGCGCGTCGATGTTGCGGGTCGCGACCATGTCCTCGAGGTCGGAAACCTGCGCCGCCGGATCCGAGGTCGTGGTGAGCACGAAATCGAGATCGGGATAGGCCTCCTCGAGCCGGTCGACGGTCTGTTCGGCGTGGAAGTTCAGCGCGCCCGCCCAGCCATGGGTGGCCGCCGGGATGGAGATCCCGATGGTTTCCGCCGAGGCGGCGGCGACGAGCGTTCCCGCGAACGCACCCGCCAGTGCAGTGGTCGTGAAGATCTTCGTCATGGTGTCCTCCCTTTTGACGATGTCCCTTGAAAACAGGCTTACCGCTCCGCGCCGCGGCTGCGTTGCAGCACCACGGCGAGGATGATCACGACGCCCTGGATCGCGCCGTTGAGATAGGGGCTCACGAAATCCGTGAGGTTGAGGATATTGCCGATCAGGCTCAGGATCAGCACCCCGACCACCGTGCCCCAGACGCGGCCGAACCCGCCCTTGAGCAGCGTGCCGCCGATGATCACCGCCGCAATCGCCTCGAGCTCCCACAACAGCCCCGTGGCCGAGGAGGCCGAGCCGAGCCGCGGCACGTACATCACCACGGCAAAGCCGACGAGCAGCCCGAGCAGCGCATAGGTCGCAAGCCGCACCCGGATCACCGAAACGGCGGAGAAGCGGGCGACCTTTTCATTCGAGCCGATGGCCGCGCAATGCCGTCCGAAGGCGGTGTGGCGCATCACCACCTCCCCGATCAGGGCGACGACGAAAAAGGCGATGATCGGCCAGCTCACCCCGAAGAGGCCGCCGTAATAGACCGGGCGATAGAGTTCGCGCATCTCGAACCCGAGGCTGAGCGTCCCGCCATCCGCGAGCCATGTGATGAGCGAGCGATAGATGCCCATCGTGCCGAGCGTGACGATGAAGGCCTCGATCCCCACCTTCGTGATCAGCACACCGTTGATCAGCCCCGCCACGAGCCCCGCGAGCAGCGCGACCGCGATCCCGATCAGGATCACCGGCAGGCTCACGCCCAGACGGTCGGTCAGCACGTTCATGGTGAGGATCATCAGCCCGGCGATGAAGGCCGCCATCGACCCTACCGAGAGGTCGAGCCCGCCCGCCGTGATGACGAATGTCATGCCCACGGCGATGATGCCGATAAAGGCCGAGCGCGCGAGCACATTGGTGATGTTCGCATAGCTCAGGAAATTCGGATTGAGCGCCATACCGATGAGGATCAGCGCGATCAGCGCCACGATGGGCCCGATCACCTTGAGATCCACACGCCTGCGCGGCGTCCTGCGCGCAGTCTTTTCCGTCACGGCGGATGTCATGCCGCGTCCTCCCCGCTCGTCGCCAGCCCCATCGCGAGACGGACGATCATTCCTTCGTTGACCTCGTCGCCCTCGACCTCTCCGACGACGCGCCCGGCATGCATCACCAGCGCGCGCGACACGAGGCCGATCAGCTCCGGCATTTCGGAGGAGATGACGACGATCGACCGCCCCTCCGCCGCCAGCCCGGCGATCAGGTCGTAGATCTGCTGTTTCGTGCCGATGTCGATGCCGCGCGTCGGCTCGTCGATCAGGATCACCTGCGGATCGCTCAGCAGCGTCTTGGCGAGCAAGAGCTTCTGCTGGTTGCCGCCCGACAGGTTGCCCACCGGCATCTCGCGCGAGGGCGCGCGGATCGCGAAATCGGCAATCGCCCGGTCGAGCGCCGCCTCTTCCGCCTTGCGGTCGATGAGCACCCGCCCGAACCGCTCGAGCAGCGGCAGGGTCAGGTTCTCCCGCAGCCCCTTGTCGAGCAAGAGCCCCGCACCCTTCCGGTCCTCGGTGAGATAGACGAGCCCCGCCGCCATCGCCGCGCGCACATCGCCGGGCGGCAGCTCCCGGCCGTTCACCCGCACGCTGCCGCTGCGCCGGCGCAGCCCCGCGATGGCCTCGGCAAGCTCGGTGCGCCCCGATCCGACCAGCCCGCCGATGCCGAGGATCTCCCCCCGGCGCAGCGTGAGGCCGGCCCCCTCGACGACGCCCGGCACGGAAAGATCCGCGACCTCGAGCACGACCTCGGGCTGCGGCACGGCCTTCGCGGGATAGAGATCGGAAAGCTCGCGCCCGACCATCGCCGCCGCCATCTCGTCCTCGGTGATGTCGGACACCGGCGCGGACCTGACCATGGTCCCGTCGCGCAGCACCGTCACCCGGTCGCAGATCCGCTTCACCTCCGACAGCTTGTGCGAGGTGTAGAGGATCGCGACGCCCTCCTCGCGCAGCCGGCGGATCTGGCGGAACAGGATCTCGCATTCGCGCTCGGTCAGCACCGCGGTCGGCTCGTCCATGATCAGCACCCGCAGATCGCGCGAAAGCGCCTTTGCGATCTCGACCATCTGCTTGTTGGGCACCGAAAGATCGGACACCTGCGTCG from Celeribacter indicus includes these protein-coding regions:
- a CDS encoding TRAP transporter large permease gives rise to the protein MDRIEIGLVGIAAALILIAMRMQVGVVLGIVAFLGIGALTSMDAAWGILTAIPQKFIAQWSLSAVPMFLLMGYIAAQTGLTKGLFASARIFLGRVPGGLASATVVASALFASASGSSVATSAAFSRIAVPEMLASNYRPSLATGAVAASGTLGSLIPPSVLMILFGIFTETSIGALFVGGVVPGLLSALIYIGMITIRARLDPTLAPVHEHGHSREDIWAAVRDIWPLPALILGVLGGMFAGIFSPTEAGAIGAGLAVLIALFRGSLTRASIREALIETAEGTCTVFIIAIGATMFSVFMGLTSVPMALADRMLGAVDSPIAVIGMIAVLFVVLGMFIEGISLMLLTIPIIQPVLQGMGVDMVWFGIIMIKLLEIGLITPPVGMNVYVIRSALGSSVSLSEIFRGAFWFIGMDVLTLVLLIAFPAITLFLPSVML
- a CDS encoding tautomerase family protein, coding for MPHVNVKMMPGRDDALKRRLAEAITRTVTEVLGAAESSVSVAIEDVPGRDWKDAVYVPEIVNRPETIFKEPGYDPT
- the rpoN gene encoding RNA polymerase factor sigma-54, producing the protein MELRPNLFSQQKQTISITSQVIQSIKLLHFGQNELRDFLREQAERNPLIEVTLGREFTVDPAPEPAREEAARPVREAENDGYARKSYLSGTGGGVAFGAEKRSLEEYCPVGTTLREALHGQVALSIADPQDQFIAREIVESLDPDGYFRRDPEEIANILGVGEARVTEVLGMVQTFEPTGVGARDLAECLRLQLVERGQDDPAMLTLVDNLDLLANFDIARLARLCGLSQDGVMELARKIRELDPRPGRCFDTDPVLPALPDVQVEMHEDGRISVELNTSLMPRVLVDREYYAEIRQASRGVEDARFVTDCMRNANWLVRNVDQRAQTILRVATEIVTRQRAFFEQGLEHLKPLYLRDVAEAVGLHESTVCRATTDKYMMTPRGMFELKFFFMNSLGSTDGSEELSAETVRQKIRHMIEAETAATVLSDSAIMAALQAEGIDIARRTVAKYREMLHIPTSQKRKRMKRAQAIGTEAVCA
- a CDS encoding amidohydrolase family protein, producing MSKRLEGRDEPILEPDLPIIDAHHHLFDKPALRYMLEDYLEDVRAGHNVVASVYVEASAFHRAGGPEILKPLGEIEFANGVGAICASGAYGDVRLCAAIVGYADLRQGDGIGWLLDRAMAAAPDRFRGIRQITMEHPSNLPFRYFFTGRPPEGVFGHPEFRNGFRQLAQRGLTYDATGFHLQLPDIAALADAFPDTTLIVNHMTVAMGLEMDAGARAELFADWRGKLVEVAKRPNVMCKIGGLGMPIWGFGLDAREDALGYRDLAEVWRPFVETAIEAFGADRCMMESNFPPDARSCGYVPLWNAFKHIVAGASQEEKRALFAGTAARVYRIGLP
- a CDS encoding NAD-dependent succinate-semialdehyde dehydrogenase produces the protein MTQDTERRQSYPQVGLLIDGTWIYDRPACHHVENPSDESLLGPVPGATPEDLARALTAARKGFETWRRVPMAERAALLRRTAALMHERIEEIATVITLEQGKTLPDARNEVRRSSTFLEWDAEQLQRSYGRIVHTDGPLDQLVVREPIGPVAAFTPWNVPLSAPSRKISGSLAAGCSVIIKPAEETPATACLFARCFIDAGLPEGVLQVVFGDPAQVSETLILSPVIRMITLTGSVGVGKTLTGLAARGMKPVLMELGGHAPVLIGPDVDPAGVAAMASAAKFRMAGQLCVSPSRFLVHRDVYEPFVTEFARGADALRQGDGFAEGIDMGPLANGRRVEAISALVEDARDRGARIAAGGKRVGNKGHFYAPTVLADVPLEADAMHVEPFGPLAACVPVADMDAALSIANSLEVGLAGYIFTNDFAEADRLAAALECGSVAVNNFGSPGADAPFGGYKESGIGREGGMESLDSYTISKTIMRRAARV
- a CDS encoding sigma-54 interaction domain-containing protein, with product MTKEHDEVIGLRGVVISDIRGKCLAAIGVAEDMRIRAIISTREWLEEAAARRVTPILLNDAKYIAFVSRVGETYLVLLSEPPTETVLQFVSNVEFAFDIIDHILTDPYDAMAIVDKKANVAFISPVHEKYLGLQPGEAVGRNVRDVIENSRLHQVVKTGVAEVGQVHRMKGRDRIVSRHPIRRDGEIVGAIGRIMFKGPQQVEALARKINVLEKEIEIYKAKSTTSSASDKILDSIIGQSFAIQSVREQIRKIAPLDIPVLIQGESGTGKELVAQALHRLSSRQDGRLVTVNAAALPESLVESELFGYEAGSFTGADRKGRAGKFEQADKGTIFLDEIGDMPLEVQSKLLRVLQDRMVERVGGDKPKRVDFRLCSATNRDLESDVDQGKFRLDLFYRISPVCIYLPSLEERREDIPLLLNHFVTEIAAQYNRERPEVDYDVAQLLMQRSWPGNVRQLRHTVERAMVFAEGGKLTVEDFQRNSAPSFEKPAPARGKPAASTLQTSLDQFETRLINETISRFQGDRARAAEVLGVPLAYLDERLEQVS
- a CDS encoding TRAP transporter small permease; this encodes MKAVEHALKYCAYLLIALAGLSLLAMMIHVFADVVLKYFFNDPIPGTAEVVARYYMVAAVFLPLPLVELRNSGVAVDLFYGMFGTAMRRLMVLVAYLGQLCFFSILAWQSWADAMRAMAKGEYVDGQIVVIVWPASFFLPAGFGIAALVSLLRIVQVLLRDDWEDVVEYGGPVEAQADAGEVR
- a CDS encoding C4-dicarboxylate TRAP transporter substrate-binding protein encodes the protein MSKPVFKPLLLGLGLAAAASGGASAETFRAATWNAANSPNTRFLNDVAELVAEASGGEMEFEVYSGGSLLPPDGTLPGLESGVAQLANITAAYIPSDMPINNILADLSFMADDQLALAFAATEANFFDPMLRGELDDKNIVFATGFTIGIYNLICGFEADSIDDFQGRKIRTSSSAQIAFTEEIGGVSVSVPGTEIYTGIQRGSLDCAMGTPLFLTDFFKLNEVAKSVYLMPFGSNANGGYYFNKDFWQDRTPEERRILLNALSRATARSMIDWAADIEAAIEAAREAGVALNEPEETGMEQLNDFKARFLEDLPQSSMDKRGVEDPTEMIANVTALIDKWKGLLAEVDTSDLDAVTALLDREIFDKVDVETYGME